A segment of the bacterium genome:
GATGGACCAGGACGTGGCCGCGATCATGCTGACCAACCCCAATACCTTGGGCCTCTTCGAGTCGGGCATCGCCGAGATCGCCGAGATCGTCCATGCCAAGGGCGGCTTGGTCTACTGCGACGGCGCCAACCAGAACGCCTTGGTCGGCATGGCCCGGGTCGGCGACATGGGCGTCGACGTCCTCCATTTCAACTTGCATAAGACCTTCACGACGCCGCACGGCGGCGGCGGTCCCGGGTCAGGCCCGGTTTCGGTGAAGAAGATCCTCGAGCCCTATCTGCCCCGGCCGGTGGTGGTGAAAAAGGACTCGGGCTACGCCTGGGACTTCGAGCGGCCGCGCTCGGTCGGCAAGGTCAAGGCTTTCTACGGGAATTTCGGGATGCTGGTCCGGGCCTACACCTACATCCGGGAGATGGGCGCCGAGGGCCTGCGCCAAGTCGCCCAACGGGCGGTGCTCAACGCCAACTACGTCCGCAAGAAGCTCGAAGGCGATTTCCAGCTCGCCTATCCCGGCGTCTGCATGCACGAATGCGTTTTCTCCGACAAGCTCCAGAAGAAAAACGGCGTCACCACCGCCGACATTGCCAAGCGGATGATGGACTACGGCTACCATCCGCCGACGATTTATTTTCCGCTGGTCGTCGCCGGCGCCTTGATGGTCGAGACCACCGAGACCGAGAGCCTCCAGACCTTGGAGCGCTTCATCCGCTCGATGAAGGAGATCGCCCGGGAGTGCCGCGAGGACCCGGACTTGGTCAAAGCCGCGCCCCACGTTCCCAAGGTCCGGCGGCTCGACGAGGTCAAGGCGGCCAAAGAACCGAAGTTCGTCTACGTCCCGACCGCGGCCATTCCCGGCGGGGAGCTCGATCCCAAGGCTTAGGCGTTGGTGTTCTCCAGGTCGAGCAGGGTGTTCTCGACCTCCTTCTCATCCATCAGCACGAAACTCTGAATGCCGCTCTTGTAGGCGTGGACCTCGGCATTGTGGATGTCGAACCACCAGCCGTGGATGCGCAGCACGCCTTTGCGCAAAGCGCTGCGGATGAAGGGGTAGGTTCGAAGATGCTGGATCTGCATGAGGACGTTGAGCTGGGAAAGGCGGTTGGCTTGGCTCAGGCCGGGAGTTTCCTGGAGCGGAAGCTTCTTTTCCTTCATCGCCGGCAGGCCGTTCTTGAGCCAGGAGGAAAGATAAGGCATCTCGGAGTTGACCGGCTTTTCGATCAAGGCCTGCATGGCTCCGCACTCGGAGTGGCCGCAGATCACGATATCCTTCACCTTCAGCGCCCCCACCGAAAACTCCAACGCCGCGCCCACCGAGGAATCGCCCTTGCCGGCGCCGAGCTCTTCCCAGCTCGGGACCAAGTTGCCGACGTTTCGCACGACGAAGAGATCGCCGGGGTTGGTCGAGGCGAAGAGGTTGGGGACGACCCGGCTGTCGGAGCAGGCGACGAAGAGCACGTCGGGCTTTTGTCCCAGGGCGAGTTTGGCGAAGCTTTCGCGGACCTCGGGCGAGAGATTGCGGCGGAATTCGAGGATGCCTTTGACCAGCTTTTCCATGCTTGTTTGATAGTCGGGGATTGGGGTGGGATCAAGGACAAAGGGAGTTTGTGGTGCTGCCGGCTTTTGCCTTTTTGCCCGGGCGGGGTCGGGGTGGGGATGCCCCCTCTCAAAAATCTGCCCGGTCGGGCTAGTCGGGTCAAAAAATCCGCTTCGCAATAAAACTTAGTGGCTTCCTTCGTCAGCCCCTAAGTTTTTTGCTCCGTCGGATTTTTTGCCCCTCCTACGCCCTCCCTCCTGCAGAGATATTTTGAGAGGGGGCATCCCCACCCCGACCCCGCCCTACCACTGTGCTGCCGGGAAAGACTTTAGTTCTTTTTGCATCTTTGCCCAAGGTAGGTCGGGGAGCCCCGGGGACTCCTCCGAACGGCTTTTGAACCGTCGATCACCTTAAAGCATCCAATAGACATCGATGGTTCAAGCTTTCCCCGGCCCGGCTTGAGGGCCGGGGAAAAAAGTGAGGAGGATGTCCCCGGGGCTCCCCGACCGGGCAAAAACCCCCGAGCACGCGTCGAGGTCCCCAGTGTTTGCTAAAGGTACGTGATGAAGTTCCAGTTCATGCGGAGCTCGCCGCCCTCCATGACCTTGGCGGGCGGAGCGGCGAAGGGGGCTGATTCGCGGATCGTGCGCAGGGCTTCCTCGTCGTAGCCCGGGATGCCCGAGGACTTGATGACGAAGAGCTCCTTGAGCCGGCCGTCGGCGCTGACTGTCACCGCCATCGAGACGTTGACCTTGCCGACGACGACCCGGTTGCCGGCGAAATGGGCCCGGAGCGGCGTCGAGGGGTTGAAGCGCATCCGGAAAATCCGCTTGAGCTGGGTGAAGTATTGGACGTCCGGGAAGGCGGCGGTGTTGAGGTAGGTCTTGCCGCCGATCTTGACGTCGGGAAAGAAGTCGTTGACGAAATTGTCGGGCTCGCCCGGAGCGCCGGGCCGGCCGAGTCGCGGAAGCTCGAAGCGCTCCTTCTTGGAGCTCGCAGGCTCCTTCATCGCGACTTTTTTCGAATCCTTCTTCTCTTTGGGCAAGTAGTCCTTAAAGTCGGTGGGCTTGAGGGCGAGGTCGTCGAGCGATACCGACTTTTCGGCCGGCTCTTCCTTCTCCGGCTTTTCGAGCTCGGACGGCGCCGGCGGTTCCGGCTCGGGCTCCTTCATCGCGACTTTCTTCTCGGGCTTTGGCGCCGGGAGGTCGGCGTTGTCGCCGCGCTTGCCGTCCTCGTCGGTCTCGGAGTCGAGCCGGGCGTTCTTGGGCACCCGGGCGACCGTCTCCTCGGGAACACTGGAATTATACTTGCTTGCGAAACGGGTCTTCTCCGGGACCTTCTCGACCTTGGGTTTGGCGATGTCGGCGATCTGAAGATTGGCTCCCGAAACCACCGGGATCGGCGGGGGCGGCAGGGCGGCGGCATCGACCCAGACCACCTCTTGCTCGGGCGGCGGAGGCGGAGCCTTGGCCCGCATTCTCTCCTGCATCGTGTAGAAAAACCCGCCCAGCAGCACGTGAAAGAGCAGCGAAAGCAGCGCGAATATCGCGACGCGGCGCATGTTTTTCTGGTCTTCGGTCATATTCTTCAATCAATTCGGGCGCTTGGCCTTCAAGCTCGATTTCCATTCGATACGCTCGGCTCGGCGCCTTTGGCCTTCTTCAAATCGGCGTTTTTCGTCGGGCGTTTCGGGCAGGACCTGGGGGATATCGCAGGGCCGGCCGGCCTCATCCAGGGCCACGAAAGTCATGTAGGCGCTGGCGGTGTGGCGGCGCTCGCCGGTGATGGGATTTTCCGATTCGATCTTGACCCCAATCTCCATCGAGGTCCGGTGAGTGTAGTTGACCGAGGCCTTGAGCACGACGATGTCGCCGAGCTTGATCGGCGAGATGAAGTGCAGCGCGTCCATGCTGGCGGTGACCGTGGCCCGCCGGCAATGGCGGCTGGAGACGATGGCGGCCGCGATGTCGGCCCAGGACATGATCCGTCCGCCGAAGATGGTGCCGAGAGCGTTGGTGTCGCTGGGCAAGACCAGGTGGGTGAATTCGGCGGAGGAGGCGGAGACGGGTTTGGCTTCCATGCGGGCTCCTGTGCGGCGCCGCTTATTTTCCGCGAATCAAGTTGACCGCGCAAAGAAATCCGAAGAAACCGGCGCCGTAATAGGCCCATTCGTAATGGGAAATCCCTTGTTTTTGCAAGAGGTATCCCAGGTTGAGCCCGCCCAGGGCGAGAAAGATATAGCTCAAGCGGTGGAGGGCGGAGCGCAGTCCGAGCGCGTCGCGGCTCGCGGTCTTCGAGACCACCGCCAGCTCGCCCTTGTTGAGCAAGCGGAGCGTCCGCTCCAGCTCGGTCGGCAGCTTGAGATAGCCGAGCAGGACTTCCTTGACCACGTCGAGCACCAGGTCGGCGAAGGTTCGGTCCTTCCCGAGGACGAACTTCTCGGCGTAAGGGATGATGATCGAGACCGGGTTCAAGTCGGAGTCGAGGTGGGTCGTCAGTCCGACCAGCAGGATCAGGCTTCGTTCGAGCAAGGCCCAATCCTTGGGCACGTTGAAGGTGTTGAAGAGGTCCTTCAGCGAAATGTCGAGCTTGCGGAATTCGAGGACGTCCTCGAGCCGCTGGAATTTGCTGAACTGGAGGCTCTTGATCTCCTCGAGGTCGAGGTCCTTGAGCCTTTCGTAGAAGAACTCGACGATCTTGTCGAAGACCGCCTCATCCTGGGTTTTGGCGATGAAGCCCATGTCCTTCAT
Coding sequences within it:
- a CDS encoding acyl-CoA thioesterase translates to MEAKPVSASSAEFTHLVLPSDTNALGTIFGGRIMSWADIAAAIVSSRHCRRATVTASMDALHFISPIKLGDIVVLKASVNYTHRTSMEIGVKIESENPITGERRHTASAYMTFVALDEAGRPCDIPQVLPETPDEKRRFEEGQRRRAERIEWKSSLKAKRPN
- a CDS encoding carbonic anhydrase; this encodes MEKLVKGILEFRRNLSPEVRESFAKLALGQKPDVLFVACSDSRVVPNLFASTNPGDLFVVRNVGNLVPSWEELGAGKGDSSVGAALEFSVGALKVKDIVICGHSECGAMQALIEKPVNSEMPYLSSWLKNGLPAMKEKKLPLQETPGLSQANRLSQLNVLMQIQHLRTYPFIRSALRKGVLRIHGWWFDIHNAEVHAYKSGIQSFVLMDEKEVENTLLDLENTNA
- a CDS encoding energy transducer TonB yields the protein MTEDQKNMRRVAIFALLSLLFHVLLGGFFYTMQERMRAKAPPPPPEQEVVWVDAAALPPPPIPVVSGANLQIADIAKPKVEKVPEKTRFASKYNSSVPEETVARVPKNARLDSETDEDGKRGDNADLPAPKPEKKVAMKEPEPEPPAPSELEKPEKEEPAEKSVSLDDLALKPTDFKDYLPKEKKDSKKVAMKEPASSKKERFELPRLGRPGAPGEPDNFVNDFFPDVKIGGKTYLNTAAFPDVQYFTQLKRIFRMRFNPSTPLRAHFAGNRVVVGKVNVSMAVTVSADGRLKELFVIKSSGIPGYDEEALRTIRESAPFAAPPAKVMEGGELRMNWNFITYL
- the gcvPB gene encoding aminomethyl-transferring glycine dehydrogenase subunit GcvPB translates to MSSNDLKKTGPGKRGMIFAEPTIFERGAPGRQGYSLPEVEVPLSDPGEEIAAGLLRSAEPLLPEVSELDVIRHFTRLSQWNYSIDTGLYPLGSCTMKYNPKVNEEVARMSGFVKLHPLAPEEDIQGALELMFHLQDYLAAISGMDATTLQPAAGAQGEFTGLLMIRAYLAEQGDARKKVLIPDTAHGTNPASAAACGYKVVTIKTGPEGILTPEAVAAAMDQDVAAIMLTNPNTLGLFESGIAEIAEIVHAKGGLVYCDGANQNALVGMARVGDMGVDVLHFNLHKTFTTPHGGGGPGSGPVSVKKILEPYLPRPVVVKKDSGYAWDFERPRSVGKVKAFYGNFGMLVRAYTYIREMGAEGLRQVAQRAVLNANYVRKKLEGDFQLAYPGVCMHECVFSDKLQKKNGVTTADIAKRMMDYGYHPPTIYFPLVVAGALMVETTETESLQTLERFIRSMKEIARECREDPDLVKAAPHVPKVRRLDEVKAAKEPKFVYVPTAAIPGGELDPKA